Proteins from a single region of Lepus europaeus isolate LE1 chromosome 4, mLepTim1.pri, whole genome shotgun sequence:
- the RBIS gene encoding ribosomal biogenesis factor: MAKNKLRGQKSKNVFHIASQKNFKAKNKAKPVTTNLKKINIVNEDKVNRVNKAFINIQKELANFSRGLSLEPLQKELIPQQSHENEPVNVDEATRLMAQL, from the exons ATGGCCAAGAACAAATTAAGAGGACAGAAGTCCAAAAATGTATTTCACATAGCCagccaaaaaaattttaaggctaaaaacaaagcaaaaccagtTACTACTAATCTTAAGAAG ataaacatTGTGAACGAAGACAAAGTTAACAGAGTGAACAAAgcttttataaatatacaaaaggAACTTGCAAACTTCTCAAGGGGCCTTTCTCTGGAACCGTTACAGAAAGAGCTG ATTCCTCAGCAGAGTCATGAAAATGAACCTGTTAATGTTGATGAAGCTACAAGATTAATGGCTCAGTTGTAA